The sequence CAGAAGGCAGAAGGCAGAAGGCAGAAGGCAGAAGGCAGAAGGCAGAAGGCAGAAGGCAGAAGGCAGAAGGCAGAAGGTAAGAAAGGTAAAAGGTAGAATTCACCTTGTCCCCTTGTTCCCTTGTCCCCTTGTCTCCTTGTCCCCTTGTACCGTAGGACAGGCATCTTGCCTGTCATCCGCAATCCCTTAAAACTCTTCACCACGCTCGGCTTTAGCTTTAGCTTTAGCTTTGTTTGCACTGCGTTTTAAAGCTTGCAGTCTCGCTTCGTAGCGACTTCGTTGACGCTTGTTATTGCTTTGATCGAGCAAAGTTTTTAACGCACTACCTAAACTTTTGTAGGCGTTGGGGAGTGTGTATCCAAAGCGAGTGGCGAGGGCGAGTGCTTTTTCATCAGCATCGATCGCTTCTCTAATTGTGCGTTCTCCGTTGTTCTTCTGATACAATCTCCAACCAGAAACACCGCACAGCGCCAACGCCAACAATAACAACAAACCATCTTGCACCCAAAGTTCACCGACAGCGCCACCTAAACCGATCGCTAACGCCGCCATCTCCCAACCATCTTTCGGGATAGTATCGTTTTGAATGCGGGCAACTTCATGCCAAAACAGCAAATTACGCTGATCCAACGCTAGCTGATCCCAGCGTGCCAAATCAACTTGAATCTCTACCTGATCTTGACCGATTTCTTCACAGCGGATCAGGGGTGGATTGATTTCAGTCGTTCCCTCAACCGTCACCCAACTCTGCATTTCTGGCGGCAACAAACTCTTCAAACGCCGTAATTCACTCATTTCGGATCTAGCAGAGGAGGTTACATAGGATGTCATAAGTCCAGCCCCGGAAAATTAGCAGCAAATAAAAAGGCTCTCTTTTTAGGAGTATACCTTGTAAAGTGCGGGATTGGGG is a genomic window of Phormidium ambiguum IAM M-71 containing:
- a CDS encoding DUF3318 domain-containing protein, with amino-acid sequence MTSYVTSSARSEMSELRRLKSLLPPEMQSWVTVEGTTEINPPLIRCEEIGQDQVEIQVDLARWDQLALDQRNLLFWHEVARIQNDTIPKDGWEMAALAIGLGGAVGELWVQDGLLLLLALALCGVSGWRLYQKNNGERTIREAIDADEKALALATRFGYTLPNAYKSLGSALKTLLDQSNNKRQRSRYEARLQALKRSANKAKAKAKAERGEEF